GATGCTTTTGCCCTGGGAGCCTGCATACTTTTCCCACCCCATGGAAATACCGGCTTCGACGGTCAGTCGTTTGGTAACAGCGGCAGGGAAAATTCTCTCTTTATATGCCGCAGGCGCTTTTTCAAACAGTTCCCAGGAGAGCAGAGAGACAACCGACGCTTTAATGTTATGCTCTTTTTCCAAAATATCTGCAGCCGCCACGCTGATGTGAACCTCCGAACCCGTGGCAATGATCAGCATATCAGGGGTCTTTCCCGCGCTTTTTACCGTATATCCACCCCATATCATATCTCCGTCTGAGTTGGACAGATCCAGGGTGGGCAGTTTCTGCCGGGAAAGAATGAGTGCCGTGGGGCTGTTCAGGGTGCCCAAAGCCTTTTTCCAGGCCAGGGCCGTTTCATTGGCATCCGCCGGACGGATTACGGTCAGGCCGGGGATAGCCCGCAAGGCTGCCACATGCTCGACCGGCTGGTGAGTGGGGCCGTCTTCGCCCACAGCCACGGAGTCATGGGTAAACACATAGATGATGGGCAGACGCATCAGGGATGCCACCCGAATGGCCGGCCGCATGTAATCGGCAAACACCAGGAAGGTACCGCCAAAAGGCCGGACGCCGCCGTGCAGGTACATGCCGCTCATGATGGCGCCCATGGCATGTTCCCGGACACCAAAGCGAATGTTTCTGCCGGACCATGCTTCTTTCTGGAATACCTCGGCACAGGTCATATAGGTTTTGTTGGAAGGCGCAAGATCGGCAGAGCCGCCCATCAAAGCCGGCAGATTCGGTGCGATGCTGTTGAGCACCTGGCCGGACGCCGCCCGTGTGGCCACAGGCCCGTCCTCGGACTTGAATACAGGAATATCCTTATCCCATCCTTTGGTTAGAAATCCTGTGATGGCATCCACAAACAGATTGGCATCCTCCGGATACAGATTTTTAAATGTTGTAAACGCCTCCTGCCAGGTTTTCTCATACTGTTCCCCATATGCCAGTGCCTTGCGCGTATCTTCCAGAACTTCCTCAGGCACATAAAAATCCTTATCTTCGGGCAGGCCATAGAATTTTTTCACCACTTTGATCTCTTCTTCACCCAGGGGAGAGCCGTGGGCATCCGGTGAATCCTGTTTGCTGGGGCTGCCATAGGCGATGTGCGTACTGACTTTTATCAACGAAGGTCTGGAAACGGCATCTTTGGCTGACTGGATGGCTTTTTCAATGGCATCAAGATCGTTGCCGTCCGCCACCTCAACCACATGCCAGTTCATGGCGTCAAATTTAGCCCGCACATTTTCAGTGAATGTGATGCTCGTTTTGCCTTCGATGGTGATTTCATTGTCATCATAGATGAGGATCAAACGCCCAAGCCCTAGATGGCCGGCCAGGGAAACAGCTTCAAGCGCCACCCCTTCCATGAGATCACCGTCGCCGCAGATGGCATAGGTGTAATGATCAATCACGCACTGGTCATCCTTGTTGAACCGGTCCGCCATATGACGTTCGGCAATGGCCATTCCCACGGCATTGGCCACGCCCTGTCCCAGAGGGCCAGTGGTGGTTTCCACGCCTGCAGTATCACCATACTCAGGATGCCCCGGGGTCTTGGACCCCCACTGTCTGAAATTTTTCAAATCATCCAGGGTCAACCCATAGCCAAACAGATATAAAAGAGAGTACAACAAAGAAGAT
This window of the uncultured Desulfobacter sp. genome carries:
- the tkt gene encoding transketolase; this encodes MADAENNNQDQLTVNTIRALCMDMVQKANSGHPGAPMGLAPAAYVVFKHFLKQNPANPSWVDRDRFVLSGGHASSLLYSLLYLFGYGLTLDDLKNFRQWGSKTPGHPEYGDTAGVETTTGPLGQGVANAVGMAIAERHMADRFNKDDQCVIDHYTYAICGDGDLMEGVALEAVSLAGHLGLGRLILIYDDNEITIEGKTSITFTENVRAKFDAMNWHVVEVADGNDLDAIEKAIQSAKDAVSRPSLIKVSTHIAYGSPSKQDSPDAHGSPLGEEEIKVVKKFYGLPEDKDFYVPEEVLEDTRKALAYGEQYEKTWQEAFTTFKNLYPEDANLFVDAITGFLTKGWDKDIPVFKSEDGPVATRAASGQVLNSIAPNLPALMGGSADLAPSNKTYMTCAEVFQKEAWSGRNIRFGVREHAMGAIMSGMYLHGGVRPFGGTFLVFADYMRPAIRVASLMRLPIIYVFTHDSVAVGEDGPTHQPVEHVAALRAIPGLTVIRPADANETALAWKKALGTLNSPTALILSRQKLPTLDLSNSDGDMIWGGYTVKSAGKTPDMLIIATGSEVHISVAAADILEKEHNIKASVVSLLSWELFEKAPAAYKERIFPAAVTKRLTVEAGISMGWEKYAGSQGKSISIERFGASAPGGTVLKEFGFSVENIVKTALEM